Genomic segment of Harmonia axyridis chromosome 6, icHarAxyr1.1, whole genome shotgun sequence:
aaggAGGAGTGGTTTGGGTATCCAACAGGAATGGTCTAGGATAAGCTAGGTCACACCATAGATATATCCCTTTTTCTAACAAGGCCAGGTCTGAACCCATGTTGACCAACTGGATATAAGATTGAATTTTGAGAGAAAACTCGTCATTTTGGTTCAATATAGCTGACATGTTGATGAGACGTTTGTGGTATTCTGCTTTTGAAGACTTGAGCAGCCAATTACAGTCAGATTTagctttttttatcaacttctgTTGAATTCTACAATTTTGCAACAGCCAAAATAGGTCTTTGAGTTTTTGACTAACCAACTTAATTTCAGGTTTAAACCGCTTCAGATTTCACCTTTGTAAAATGTCTTGGTGTCTCATCGGACAACAATTATTTAATGAAGACTGCAGAATGTCAATGgacaaattgaaatttaaaaataatatgaTGAACGCAAACATTATTTAGTCTCTTTAATTTCACTACAAAATGATTTAGATTGATTATTCATAGTGATGTGGAATtcacaaaaaaacaatatttattcaattttaaacATTTTTAATACTTAGCGACTTCAGCAAAATATACTTACGAAAATAAAGCTGAGAAGCTTTTATACATTAATAAAAGCTTCTCAGCTTTATTTTCGTCAAATCTACTTCTGAATGGGTCATAGATTAGGCCAAATTCCAAAACAGATTTCCATTAAATTCGATAAAGatttacaaattttcattctacGGGAACATCATTGTATTGATGATTTGTAGAATTGatgtattgaataaattttaaaaaaatacaaatatcataaatattgtcaagaattttgaaaaatacacaTATAAGGGTATTTTCAAATGCTATACTGCAGATCCCTAAATCATCAGTGTTGTTTTCAATTCACTTCAAATGAGCTGATGCATGACAATGGGTACAGAATAACACCAATTTGTTAAAGTTTAGAAATTCTTGGAATTCCAAACTGGGGTTATTGCAGGTTACTTTTATGACAAGCTTTTGATTCTCACTCCTTAATCTTCTTATTTAAGTTTTGAGTATTACTATAAACCTTCTGAGTAACTAGTGTATTTATCCGCCAAGCTGGAATTTGTCGACCCCTATATTGACCGCCCGTGGTAATGACTCCTCTGCTTTACCAGTCAATCTAAATTGCTCTGACTTCTTCAGTGATTCAGTATCTTAACATTCATTCTAACCTCCTATTCAAAAGTGTAATTCCAATTGGAAGTTTCTACTTATCAAAATCGAAGCTCAttaaaattccaattttttttttaaattagatTTAAGAGGGTTCCATTGCTCTGCGACCATTTCTAATTGAAAAGCGCTAAATTTCAGGTTTTTAACTTTTCTTGTTTGAAAAGTAATTGTGGCTTTTGAGTTTGTCTTTATAGAAACTATGGTCCGAACACGTTTGGATTATAGATTCATTTATAGCTCATGCAAacacattttcatgaaaaaatgctgtattttatataaaaatatatatttgaaagtGAAAAAGTTAGTTTTTTCATGCTGATATAGACAGCCATTTGTCGAATTTTTCTCAGAAGATTCACTTCATGCAGTGGCAATTCATTTTCTGCTGCCCATTGAAGACATGAAATGAATGATATGATCGCATCTTTAGTGGACACTAAACtaacattcattttatatttctgatttgaaagatttaaatgaaaatcattatcaaaataatatatttcccatatattttaataataaatgtAAAAACTATTTTCTCTTAGAGGATGTGAGAttctaaaaaatttgaaacttcttataaaatatttcaataaaaacgaaaagtttCGTTTAATATTCATCATAACCAGGCATTGAAAATTTATTGCTGAATTCTTGCACTTCATTTCTGAGAGTAGCTACTTTCTTGCTGAATACCTCATCTGTATGCAAGACATTTTTATAATCAACAAGTTTTGGTCCAGATTTCTGACTGATTTCTATAGCCAATTTGAGAGTTCGATCAATTAAATCCACAACAATGCTGATATCCTTTTCTACAAGTCCACGAGTAGTCAATGCAGGAGTGCCTAAAATTAAgagaatgaaaattcatatttctaaATCTGCTTCTTTTCATTTACCCAATCTAATTCCAGAAGGGTTCAGAGCACTTTTATCTCCAGGAACTGTGTTTTTATTACAAGCAATTGAAACTTCCTCTAGAATATATTCTGCCTTGGATCCTGTTAGTTTAACATTTCTCAAATCAACAAGCAACACATGGAGATCGGTACCTCCAGTTACAATTTTATAACCTCTAGATTCTAATCCGGAAGCTAACATTTTAGCGTTTGAAACCACCTGATGTTGGTATTTCACAAATTCAGGttcttttgtttgtttcatTGCTGTTGCCACAGCTGCTATTTGATGATTATGAGGACCACCTAAAAAATCAAAGGTTGATTAAGTCtccttgaatatttcattagtaGTGAAGCATTTCTAAAAATGTCTTAATTGCTGAAATATCTGAGTACCTCTGCCcaaaaaagaaaatctaacaATATGAAGGAACAGATTAACTGAAGAATAGGGACATTTAGAAAGCTTCATCAGGAATAAAAGCAAACAATACAATTTGGAAAAGCAAAAAGATGAAGACAATAGCATCAGAATCAGAATTATACATCAACAACATCGTGAATTGATGGCAACAGTAGAGCAAGCAAATATCTCACTAGGTATAATGTCATTTTAAATTTAAAGTAAATAGACTATAGTACTGCTCTTTCAATAATTTAGGCAATTAACTATGACAGTTAGTGATAGGAATTCTGCATTAAGAACAAATAGATTTGTGTCAATCAATCAATATGTAATCCCATATCAAACatcatttatacagggtgtcccaggaTAAGTGATTAATAATTCATCACATTATTCTATGATCAAAAATATTGGAGgaagttcaataatttttttgttaaatgttTCAAGATGGAGCTCTTcagaaaatacagaaaataaaattttttttattaaacctATTATTTGGGATCTGCAACCACTACTGTGAAcatactttgaaaatttcaatcaggTTATCCCGAAACGATAGCTTCAAGAGTAAATTTCACAACTTTTTCGTacctttattatttcaaatgttgAATTACATTTTGAAAACCTAATGTTTTCTACTAAAACATAATCTTCTCTTTTTTCAATCCGATGCACcatttttgggaaaaattgatttgaaaacatataaaaatatagtctcaaaattttaaattattgaaatatgaaaaagttggtgtgaaatataaccatgaggCCCCCAGTTTCAGAAGAATCAtaccaatttttctgatttttatggCTTTATAGTTGATGGTTCCAGATAAAATGAAATCCTCCTTAAGAGTGGTACCTTTGAAGGGTTGTTACTCTGTCCGAAAAAAATTTccgtaaaaattttttttttaacttcccccaatatttttgattattgAGAATTTGGTGTTGAATTATTAACTACTAATTCTGAGACTTCTGGGCGtcacattttcaatttcaatttggtGAATCAATAATTTGAAGTTTTGAAAAGTAGTTACCTTGAAGACCTGGGAATACTGCTTGGTTGATTTTACTTTCTAAATCATACATTATCGTTTCTCCTTTAGGGGTGACTTTCCTCACACCTTTACGGAAAAATATAACTCCAGATCTTGGTCCCCTTAAACTTTTGTGAGTTGTAGTGGTTACAATATCACTGTACTCGAAAGGACTTGGTGTGACACCTTAAAGTAATATTGAAAAGTAATTATCTTCAAATTGATTTATAGAACATACCAGCTGCAACAAGGCCAGAAATATGTGCCATATCAGACATCAAATATGCTCCTACATCGTCACAAATTTCTTTAAATCTCTTATAATCTAAAACTCTAGAATAGCAACTTGTACCAGCTATAATCAACTTAGGTTTAAAGAGCCTTGCTGTTTTTAATAACTCGTCATAATCTATAAGACCATTATCAGGATTCACCTAGAAAAAGCAATATAACATTTTCTGACGATATTTCATCTGTGATAATCTAACTTTATAAGGCATTGACTCAAAAAACATTGAGGTTGCTGATATTTTCTTCTGCTGAGTGAAGAAACCATGAGTTAAATGTCCCCCATCTGGTAAATCTAGACCCATTATACGTCCATGAGGCTCAACAATTCCTACAAACATTTATGTCTCAGGAATTTCAGAAATTGTTTAAATTTAGAAATCTTACCAGTATAGACAGCAAAATTTGCAGGTGAACCAGAAAGAGGTTGAACATTAACACCCCATTCTTCTGCATTTAAATTATATGCTTCCAAGGACCTTTTCTGTGCTAAAATTTCTATTTGATCTATAAATTCATTGCCTCCATAATATCTGAAAACGTTAAACCGTTAAAACGAAATCAATAGCTGACTCACAATAAAATTCACTAGCAATTTTTTTACCTTTGTCCAGGAAGCccttcagaatatttattactcAGGCATGACCCCAAACATTGCATTACTGCTATGGATGTGAAGTTTTCCGATGCAATCATCTCCAATCCCGAACattgcctttttttttcttttttgataagGTCATATAATTCAGGATCTGTATCCCACAAATTTGAGTTCAAAGACTTTAAAGCTGAATCACCCATTTTCGATTGTTTTTGAAATGACCTTTTGACTAACACCTGTGAACATAGtttccaatttttcaaaaaagaacGCATGGAAAATATATTGGTAAATATTCACTAAAAATTAAAGAAGGTTATTATGTTCTAACCTGTAATAAAATTCCTAAATTTTCTCAAGAAAAACAGATTATTcgatatttgaatttcaaatgttCAACATGAAAACTTATACACAATTGACCATCTAAACTCTTCAGTAGTGTTATATTTCTTCCATAAGATAAGAAGTACCTAATCAGTAATTGAGAAATCAAGAGGTCACATTAACGTAATAAGTGGAATAACTTGCGTAAAATtgtattcaagaagaaaataaatttcaacatttctcaCAAAACTCCATATCAAATTATGAAGAATAAataagtataataataataactataattattaACTCACTCTAAAGGAGGAATGCAACAGGTGATGTTTACAAATTAAGCTTGAGCGGGAAAACATGGAGATTCAAATTTATGAACGCATACACCGAAAGTATTTCAGGTTTTGAGGAAAGGTGAGATATCACAATTCACAATTATAATTCTATAACCATTAACGATTTTTTCGGTACTAATATTTATCTTTTTGATTTTATAcattcaaactaatttatcGACAGTCATTGATAAGATTCATATTATAGTTCATTTATTCTGATTTAATTACTGGAACCGTAGATAAGCACAAGACACAATATGTTCGATTTTATTGCTCATTATCAAAAAC
This window contains:
- the LOC123682363 gene encoding serine hydroxymethyltransferase isoform X2, which encodes MGDSALKSLNSNLWDTDPELYDLIKKEKKRQCSGLEMIASENFTSIAVMQCLGSCLSNKYSEGLPGQRYYGGNEFIDQIEILAQKRSLEAYNLNAEEWGVNVQPLSGSPANFAVYTGIVEPHGRIMGLDLPDGGHLTHGFFTQQKKISATSMFFESMPYKVNPDNGLIDYDELLKTARLFKPKLIIAGTSCYSRVLDYKRFKEICDDVGAYLMSDMAHISGLVAAGVTPSPFEYSDIVTTTTHKSLRGPRSGVIFFRKGVRKVTPKGETIMYDLESKINQAVFPGLQGGPHNHQIAAVATAMKQTKEPEFVKYQHQVVSNAKMLASGLESRGYKIVTGGTDLHVLLVDLRNVKLTGSKAEYILEEVSIACNKNTVPGDKSALNPSGIRLGTPALTTRGLVEKDISIVVDLIDRTLKLAIEISQKSGPKLVDYKNVLHTDEVFSKKVATLRNEVQEFSNKFSMPGYDEY
- the LOC123682363 gene encoding serine hydroxymethyltransferase isoform X1, which codes for MFSRSSLICKHHLLHSSFRVLVKRSFQKQSKMGDSALKSLNSNLWDTDPELYDLIKKEKKRQCSGLEMIASENFTSIAVMQCLGSCLSNKYSEGLPGQRYYGGNEFIDQIEILAQKRSLEAYNLNAEEWGVNVQPLSGSPANFAVYTGIVEPHGRIMGLDLPDGGHLTHGFFTQQKKISATSMFFESMPYKVNPDNGLIDYDELLKTARLFKPKLIIAGTSCYSRVLDYKRFKEICDDVGAYLMSDMAHISGLVAAGVTPSPFEYSDIVTTTTHKSLRGPRSGVIFFRKGVRKVTPKGETIMYDLESKINQAVFPGLQGGPHNHQIAAVATAMKQTKEPEFVKYQHQVVSNAKMLASGLESRGYKIVTGGTDLHVLLVDLRNVKLTGSKAEYILEEVSIACNKNTVPGDKSALNPSGIRLGTPALTTRGLVEKDISIVVDLIDRTLKLAIEISQKSGPKLVDYKNVLHTDEVFSKKVATLRNEVQEFSNKFSMPGYDEY